A single region of the Vigna radiata var. radiata cultivar VC1973A unplaced genomic scaffold, Vradiata_ver6 scaffold_366, whole genome shotgun sequence genome encodes:
- the LOC106779536 gene encoding serine/threonine-protein kinase-like protein CCR1, with protein MQNLPTLSLILLFWCATAHGFGAMGPISASFAKDEVFCAIDASGKQDVICWGNNATSPSLSSVTNAVPSMSALSGGEGFLCGILANTSQAFCWGAVTKPSTDLVLVPPAYRNTAYSHIAAGKSHVCAVRGSYYADHDSGSVDCWEITTTANKTLTAKQSDLYFNQAVMNLEVKRVVSGEGFTCGEVRDGGLICWGPNSGGIRISNVSESFAVLAAGRRAVCGVFNVSGQLKCWGDPSSFSDPPLDSVRLVSLTAGANHFCGIRMDNHEVECWGDLNSSVIPRGNGFMALASSDLTTCGIREDDLLLDCWMVNALKPDFDPPLELSSPGLCRASSCGVGEFAFNASMLNEVALTSLCVREDLRICSPCGSNCSKGFFLSSSCTKNSDRVCTSCSLCQNSSCFSACGLHSPSGLHMHWHWHHLRKWMVIVGCSVLGVLTILLCGCLFSVRKRTKKQSKSGIGKPEQEDDHVNVALQSTPSVNSCPGAPQVFRLSELKDATNGFKEFNELGRGSYGFVYKAMLADGRVVAVKRANAATIIHTNNRNFEMELEILCKIRHGNIVNLLGYCAEMGERLLVYEYMPHGTLYDHLHGGLSPLNWSLRLKIAMQAAKGLEYLHKELVPPIVHKDLKSSNILLDSEWGARISDFGLLASSDKDLNGDLESDVYDFGIVILEILSGRKAYDRDYTPPNIVEWAVPLIKQGKAAATIDRYVALPRNVEPLLKLADIAELAVRENPSERPPMSDIASWLEQIVKDGLIL; from the coding sequence ATGCAAAATCTCCCTACcctttctctcattctcttgtTCTGGTGTGCCACTGCACATGGGTTCGGCGCCATGGGGCCAATATCTGCTTCATTCGCAAAAGACGAGGTTTTCTGCGCCATTGATGCTAGCGGGAAGCAAGACGTCATTTGCTGGGGGAACAACGCCACGTCACCGTCTCTGTCCTCCGTTACGAACGCCGTTCCTTCCATGTCAGCACTCTCCGGCGGGGAAGGCTTCCTCTGCGGCATTTTAGCGAACACCTCGCAAGCGTTCTGCTGGGGTGCTGTGACGAAACCCAGCACAGATCTCGTCCTCGTGCCGCCGGCGTACAGGAACACTGCTTATTCCCACATCGCCGCTGGCAAGAGCCACGTGTGCGCCGTTCGAGGATCCTACTACGCCGATCACGATTCGGGCTCCGTGGATTGCTGGGAAATCACGACGACCGCAAACAAAACGTTGACAGCGAAACAGAGTGACTTGTATTTCAACCAAGCCGTGATGAATCTGGAGGTGAAGAGGGTTGTTTCCGGGGAAGGGTTCACCTGTGGCGAGGTCAGAGACGGTGGACTCATATGTTGGGGACCTAACTCTGGAGGGATAAGAATTTCCAATGTTTCCGAGAGTTTCGCGGTTTTAGCGGCTGGTCGGAGGGCCGTGTGCGGTGTTTTCAACGTGTCCGGCCAGTTGAAATGCTGGGGCGACCCTAGTTCGTTTTCGGATCCTCCACTGGATTCGGTTCGGCTGGTGTCTCTAACTGCTGGGGCTAACCATTTCTGCGGCATTAGAATGGATAACCATGAAGTGGAGTGTTGGGGAGATTTGAACTCTTCGGTGATTCCTCGAGGGAATGGTTTCATGGCACTTGCTTCTTCGGATTTAACCACGTGTGGGATCAGGGAGGATGATCTTCTTCTGGATTGTTGGATGGTGAATGCTTTGAAACCCGATTTTGATCCTCCTTTGGAGCTTTCGAGCCCTGGACTGTGCAGGGCTAGTTCCTGTGGGGTCGGTGAGTTTGCTTTCAATGCGAGTATGCTTAATGAGGTAGCTTTGACTAGCCTCTGTGTTAGAGAGGATTTGAGGATTTGTTCACCTTGTGGCTCAAATTGTTCTAAAGGGTTCTTCTTGTCAAGTTCATGTACTAAAAATTCTGACAGAGTCTGCACTTCTTGTTCTCTTTGTCAGAACAGCTCTTGTTTTAGTGCCTGTGGACTTCATTCCCCATCGGGTCTGCATATGCATTGGCACTGGCATCATTTGCGTAAATGGATGGTTATAGTTGGGTGCTCAGTGTTGGGGGTTTTAACAATTTTGCTTTGTGGGTGTCTCTTTTCGGTCAGAAAGAGGACAAAGAAACAATCCAAGTCTGGCATAGGGAAACCAGAGCAAGAGGATGACCATGTCAATGTTGCTCTTCAATCAACACCTTCTGTTAATTCTTGTCCCGGGGCTCCTCAGGTTTTCAGGCTTTCTGAACTGAAGGATGCTACCAATGGGTTCAAGGAGTTTAATGAACTTGGGAGAGGAAGTTATGGGTTTGTGTACAAAGCCATGTTGGCAGATGGGAGAGTGGTTGCTGTTAAAAGAGCAAATGCTGCTACCATAATCCACACCAATAATCGTAATTTTGAAATGGAACTAGAAATTCTCTGCAAAATTCGCCATGGTAATATCGTTAATCTGTTGGGGTACTGCGCGGAGATGGGGGAGAGGTTGCTTGTTTACGAGTATATGCCTCATGGAACGCTTTATGATCACCTCCATGGTGGTCTTTCTCCGCTTAATTGGAGCCTCAGGTTAAAGATAGCGATGCAAGCTGCGAAGGGGCTTGAGTATCTTCACAAGGAACTTGTGCCTCCAATTGTGCATAAGGATCTAAAAAGTTCGAACATTCTTTTGGATTCGGAGTGGGGGGCAAGGATTTCGGACTTTGGACTTCTTGCTTCGAGTGACAAAGATCTGAATGGAGACTTAGAAAGCGATGTTTACGATTTTGGGATTGTGATACTAGAGATTCTGAGTGGAAGGAAGGCTTATGACAGAGATTACACTCCACCCAACATAGTTGAGTGGGCAGTGCCTTTGATTAAACAAGGGAAGGCTGCTGCTACAATTGATAGGTATGTGGCTCTTCCAAGAAACGTTGAACCTTTGCTTAAGCTTGCTGATATAGCAGAACTTGCAGTGAGAGAGAACCCAAGTGAACGACCACCTATGTCAGACATAGCATCTTGGTTGGAGCAAATTGTGAAGGACGGATTGATCTTATAG